From the genome of Cytophagales bacterium WSM2-2:
TAGTCCTGTAAATGGAGGACTTACTGTAGCGTCAGCGCAAACACTTTCGATTAGATCATAAAGTTGGTTTCTCCATTCAATTTGATTGTAACCCTTGGGAGTATATTGATGTTGGTGGTTTCCTTTTCCATTGTATGCTAACATTGAAATTGATTTGCCAATTTGTTGTAGAGCGTTTTTCATGTCTTGTCCTGTCCTTGGTGTATTTATCCAACAGTTCAGTCCATTCGCAAATATTTCCATTTTCGAACCACTAAATATAGGCTGGTTTTTGAACCCAGATAATGTTGTGTGGGCTCGCGCAAGAATGCAACTTTTGTTAATGTCGATTTTTTTATCAGTCTTTAAAGTGATGGAATTGATATGGTTTACATGGTCAATAAGTTTTTGAGGCAATTGCGGGAGGGTTGCGCCAGTATACTCCCAAAGCAAGCAACTTTTAGATGATATTTCTTTTTCCACTCCAAGTATAGCCTGAGGAGCGTTTCCAGTATTATATTTTTCTAGCGACATTGATACGTTGACGATACTTTGGTTGCTTCTGAAATTTTGCGTCAGGGCTTTTTTAGTTAGTTTATTATCCGAGATAAAGTCATTTATTTTTTCGATGTATACTTTTTTAAATTCATAGATGGATTGGTTGTGGTCTCCCACGAAATGAATGATTGTTCCGTTTTTTACTAATAGTTTCAAAATCTCAAGCTGATTGTTTGATAAGTCTTGACATTCGTCAATTATGAGCATAGGAAACCGCTTAACTAAATTTTGTAAAATTCCTTGATTACCTTTTAAAAAATAAAAGCACAAAAACTCAGCATCAGCATATGTTGTGAGTCCTGATGTTAGAAAAGCTTTCTTATTCTCCCTTAGCTTATCTCTTACAGGTCCTGGTATTGTTTGGATAGCCAACGTTCGACTTTGTGATTGCAGTTCAGGAGGATCTGAACATTCAAAGTAATAATCATTCACCCAAACATCTTTATAGCTTGGCTTCTGAGAAATGATCGTTTTAAATGGATTTAAGTAATCGTATCTCTCTTCACTGTCGATAAGGCGGTAGCTTTTGTCTTCATCTGTTCCGGAAAATGCAGTTGATTTGTGAGCAAATGGATGCAAGACATACCCATGTAACCATGAGTCTATAGTACCAATAAAATGCGGATGCTGAGTTGCCTTTACTCCTCCAAATAATTTTACCCTATCAGTGATTTCTTTAGCCGCGTTTTTTGTAAAACTTAAAATGGCGATGCCTGAAAAAGGATTTTTCCAAGTGGAGATTTCATACGCTGCCTTTATTCCCACGACTTCAGTCTTTCCGCTTCCAGGGCACGCACTCAAATAACATGGATCATTAGTAGGATGGATAATAAAGTCTAGTTGCTCGTCTGTTAGGTCACGATCTAATTTGGCGAGTCTAGACTTGACTAACAATATTTTATCCTCCGTAGTTAGCAGCATGGTTTCAATTTTTTGCTGTGAGGTTAGTAACCCACAGAATTGAATTTTCAATGTACTCGGGAATAGCAAATTCAAGATCCTTATCGTTTGTTAAACGGTAAGCTAGTTTTTGAGCAAATTCTCCCTTTGCCTTTTTTATAAGGGACAGAAAAGCTAAGCACTCTTCCGCCTTTTCAGGCACAGGCACTTTTGTCCAGTCCTTTTTGGATTTTTCATCGGCTTCCATGGCATTCGCTACCATATTATTATAACCTTCGAAAATAATGCGGTAAAAAATTTGAAGATTATTCCCTTCTAATGCTAAATCGTACTCGAACGTTTTAAGGTTTGTAAAAATTCTACAGTTATTCGAGTCATTTTTTACTAGCTCCTCAGCATAGGCTTTACTGTGCGGATTTCCACACTCACAAGGACTATCCGCCGTTGGTTTTGTTTCTTCCACTTTTTGCGGATCACAGTCCGTGATCCCGGCGCACCGAATCGGTATTGAAATTACCCCTGGTATCTGATTTCCAGCTTCGTCTAATTTGTATCCCTGAAATAATTGCATGAAATGCCTGAAATAGATGCCGTTTAAATTGATAATCGAAACTCCAAAATCTTCTAGCGACTTTGGAGAGCTTGTTTTGTCACTTGTGTGTTTCTGAATTACGCGCCGCGATAATTCTTTCAGGACTAAAGCTTCCGCAATACCTTCAACAAATAAAATTCCCTTCGCGAAGAACAAAGTTGATTTAGTTATGTCGAGCCAACGTTCGAGAAAAAACAAGCTTTCATCTTCGAGTGAACAATCAGCAATCAGACTGGCGACAGGATTTTTACTGTCGTTCACCGTTATTACATTTAATGAATTCAGACCCGATGAAGAAGTAATGGTAGCGGAGTGAGTTGTTATGATAATTTGAATTTTGGTTGCCGTCGCTTGGCCGCGTAAATACTGTAAAAGTTTTATTTGAAGTTGAGGGTGTAAATGTGCCTCCGGCTCTTCAATCAATAGAATTTTGTGTTTCCTATTTTCG
Proteins encoded in this window:
- a CDS encoding ATP-dependent endonuclease; this encodes MFLSEIRIKGYKVFNEEFKIKFNNGLTVLIGENGCGKTAIIDSIRLLLNEDEFGRIGISESDFHRPIDKSVRDGSAESIEVKGTFAALNESEQVAFLPWLDASYNTKAYLNKKIDNKTNSRGRFDHTTWGGESISGIFEWELVNAIDCIYLPPLRDAESKLEAYRGSRLSRLFRKEKPKKGDPKHKIETDFEAFNAELLKDPTILSVNTSIKKYLKESLGTVLGQDSLIQFSEVNFDRIVEKLRLLFYPKINESTRAELFRDITENSLGYNNILYLATVLAELDVLETENRKHKILLIEEPEAHLHPQLQIKLLQYLRGQATATKIQIIITTHSATITSSSGLNSLNVITVNDSKNPVASLIADCSLEDESLFFLERWLDITKSTLFFAKGILFVEGIAEALVLKELSRRVIQKHTSDKTSSPKSLEDFGVSIINLNGIYFRHFMQLFQGYKLDEAGNQIPGVISIPIRCAGITDCDPQKVEETKPTADSPCECGNPHSKAYAEELVKNDSNNCRIFTNLKTFEYDLALEGNNLQIFYRIIFEGYNNMVANAMEADEKSKKDWTKVPVPEKAEECLAFLSLIKKAKGEFAQKLAYRLTNDKDLEFAIPEYIENSILWVTNLTAKN